One stretch of Natranaerovirga pectinivora DNA includes these proteins:
- a CDS encoding Fur family transcriptional regulator — protein sequence MDLDQLLILLKKKGYKTTPQRKTILTVLLEQKDNLLTAQGINLECIKHKKNTNITTIYRNLELLNEFDLVHKVISDDGTAHYKLKCIENHHHHLICKGCGKMEVIDYCPIKILENLSESKSFTLTDHKLELYGYCKQCN from the coding sequence TACAAAACAACCCCCCAAAGAAAAACAATACTTACTGTCTTACTAGAGCAAAAAGATAATTTGCTTACAGCTCAAGGTATAAACTTAGAATGTATAAAGCATAAAAAAAATACGAATATAACGACCATCTATAGAAATCTAGAACTACTGAATGAATTTGATTTAGTTCATAAAGTTATTTCTGATGACGGTACTGCACATTATAAACTTAAATGTATTGAAAATCATCACCATCACCTTATCTGTAAAGGGTGTGGGAAAATGGAAGTGATAGATTACTGTCCAATTAAAATCTTAGAAAATCTTTCAGAAAGCAAGTCTTTTACATTGACTGATCATAAACTTGAACTTTATGGCTATTGTAAACAATGCAACTAA